From the Paucidesulfovibrio longus DSM 6739 genome, the window CGACGATGTCCGCCGTCTTGATCTTGCGCATGTTTTCTCCTCCGCCCTACTTTTTGCAGCTCTTGCAGCTGAACAGGCTCTTGATGGCGGTGATGCCCATCTTGCGCCGCAAAAACGCCAGCTGGTCCTGCAGGGGCAGATGCTTGGGGCAGACATCCTCGCAGGCCAGCAGGCCCATGCAGCCGAAGATGCCGTTGTCGTTGCCCACGATCTCGTAATATTCCTTGTCCGTGCGCTCGTCGCGCGGGTCGATGACGAAACGGGCCACGCGGTTCAGGGCCACCGCGCCCAGGAAGTCGTCGCGCATGCGGGCCGTGCCGCAGGCGGAAACGCAGCAGCCGCACTCCACGCAGCGATCCAGCTCGTAGATGGCTTCGGCCACGTCGTTTTCCATGCGCTCTTCTTCCGCGGCCGGGTCGAACTGCTTGCTGGTATGCACCCAGGACTCGACCTTGTTGTACATCTCGCGGAACCAGGAGCCCGTGTCCACGGAGAGGTCGCCCACCAGCCGGAAGACGGGAAGCGGCAGAAGCGTGATCTCGCTCGGCAGATCCTTGGTCTTGGTGTGGCAGGCCAGGCCGGGGCGGCCGTTGATGACCATGCCGCAGGAACCGCAAATGCCCGCCCGGCAGCAGAAATCGAACTGGAGCGAGCTGTCCTTTTCCTCACGGATGCGGTTCAGGGCGATGAACAGGGTCATGGAGTCGGTCTCCTCCAGGACGAACTCGTCCATGTGCGGGACCGATTCCGGGTTCTGGGGGTTGTACCGGAAGATGTTGAACTTCAGGAGTCTGGCCATTTACTTGTCCCCCTTCTCAGCGCTCTTCTTTCCGGACGCGCCTTCGGCGGGCTTTTCCGCCTCCTGGCCCTCCATGGGAATGATGTCCATCTTGCCGTAGCCGCGGTATCCCGGCGGCAGGTCCAGGACAGAGCTTGCCGGTTCGTACTCCAGCGTGGGCAGGTCGTCGCCCGGATTCTTCCAATAGGCCAGGGTGCGCTTGAGCCAGTCGCGGTCGTTGCGCGCCGTGTAGTCCTCGCGGTTGTGCGAGCCGCGCGATTCGGTGCGCTGGAGCGCGCCGTAGGCGACCATGAGCGCCATCTTGACCTGTCCCTCGAT encodes:
- a CDS encoding fumarate reductase iron-sulfur subunit, translated to MARLLKFNIFRYNPQNPESVPHMDEFVLEETDSMTLFIALNRIREEKDSSLQFDFCCRAGICGSCGMVINGRPGLACHTKTKDLPSEITLLPLPVFRLVGDLSVDTGSWFREMYNKVESWVHTSKQFDPAAEEERMENDVAEAIYELDRCVECGCCVSACGTARMRDDFLGAVALNRVARFVIDPRDERTDKEYYEIVGNDNGIFGCMGLLACEDVCPKHLPLQDQLAFLRRKMGITAIKSLFSCKSCKK